One segment of Candidatus Bathyarchaeota archaeon DNA contains the following:
- a CDS encoding chorismate mutase, producing MEESGLRQEGTLDELRGRMKEITCEIFKLCGERLRVAKKIGEIKAKEKIPLEDSRIEEDLRKEVLKRCREYCLEEEFCERLFNLLIAESKKVQKEVMRKGGQS from the coding sequence ATGGAAGAATCAGGTTTGCGTCAAGAAGGAACATTGGATGAGTTAAGGGGAAGAATGAAGGAGATTACTTGCGAGATCTTTAAGTTGTGTGGAGAGAGACTGAGGGTTGCGAAAAAGATAGGCGAAATAAAAGCTAAGGAGAAGATTCCTCTAGAAGATTCGAGGATAGAAGAGGATCTTAGAAAAGAAGTTCTAAAAAGATGCCGTGAATATTGTTTAGAAGAAGAGTTTTGTGAGAGGCTTTTTAATCTACTCATTGCTGAGTCAAAAAAGGTCCAAAAGGAGGTAATGAGAAAGGGGGGTCAGAGTTGA